The following are from one region of the Aspergillus chevalieri M1 DNA, chromosome 1, nearly complete sequence genome:
- a CDS encoding putative tetracycline transporter (COG:G;~EggNog:ENOG410PK1M;~InterPro:IPR020846,IPR011701,IPR036259;~PFAM:PF07690,PF00083;~TransMembrane:10 (i12-33o75-97i109-127o167-187i199-221o266-289i301-321o327-345i352-371o417-437i);~go_function: GO:0022857 - transmembrane transporter activity [Evidence IEA];~go_process: GO:0055085 - transmembrane transport [Evidence IEA]), with product MALAADQRRSILKVLMLSLLLDLISFTFILPLFPSLLTFYRNQDDSPTSLLNRVFHYLNAYKNSFAKPIDSRYDIVLLGGGLGSLFSLLQAIAAPFIGRLSDRHGRRRALLCSMVGNIFSVALWVAATDFRTFLASRIVGGLSEGNVQLANAIATDISDESQRGGTMALVGACFSIAFTFGPALGAGLSSITTVAANPFATSAGVSLLLIVLETAYLWFYLPETHPRLTQLQHAKSDDATSKKNDSPGSKATAKHTHTNNPGLLNALHLLFLLPFSGMEFSLPFLTATFYSANTKASPSALNGRLLSMMGLIASLLQGTVVRRLPPLATLRIGVVACAISFFLLARVSSLAGLYGAGGLLAITSATVVTSLNSLGSFEAREGERGVVLGRLRSWGQVGRAAGPVLFCSLFWFAGREIAYTTGGFAMVGVCVGVFATLKSPPIAAPGRK from the exons ATGGCGTTGGCTGCAGATCAACGGAGAAGCATCCTCAAGGTGTTGATGCTCTCGCTCCTTTTGGACCTG ATCTCCTTCACCTTTATTCTACCATTATTCCCCTCCCTCCTCACCTTCTACCGCAACCAAGATGACTCCCCGACCTCCCTTCTAAACCGCGTCTTCCACTACTTAAACGCGTACAAGAACTCCTTCGCTAAACCAATCGACTCGCGCTATGATATCGTCCTCCTCGGTGGCGGACTGGGCTCgctcttctccctcctccaaGCCATCGCAGCTCCCTTCATCGGCCGTCTCTCCGATCGCCATGGCCGCAGGAGAGCCCTCCTCTGTTCAATGGTAGGTAACATCTTCAGTGTCGCGCTCTGGGTCGCCGCTACGGACTTCCGGACGTTCCTGGCCAGTCGCATTGTTGGCGGGTTGAGCGAGGGGAATGTACAGTTGGCCAATGCGATTGCGACGGATATCAGTGATGAAAGTCAGCGCGGTGGGACGATGGCGCTCGTGGGTGCTTGCTTCAGTATCGCGTTTACATTTGGACCGGCCCTGGGGGCGGGGTTATCGAGCATTACGACTGTTGCTGCGAACCCGTTTGCGACGTCTGCGGGTGTTTCGCTGCTGCTGATTGTTCTGGAGACGGCGTATTTGTGGTTCTATCTGCCGGAGACGCATCCTCGTCTCACGCAGCTGCAGCATGCTAAATCGGACGATGCTACATCGAAGAAGAACGATTCTCCCGGCTCGAAAGCGACGGCcaaacacacacacaccAACAACCCGGGCCTCCTTAATGCCCTCCATCTgcttttcctccttcccttCTCGGGCATGGAATTCTCCCTCCCCTTCTTAACAGCTACCTTCTACTCCGCCAACACGAAAGCCAGCCCGTCCGCTCTAAATGGCCGTCTTCTCTCCATGATGGGTCTCATCGCCTCCCTCCTCCAAGGAACCGTCGTCCGCCGTCTTCCGCCCCTCGCCACACTGCGCATTGGTGTGGTTGCCTGCGCGATCtcgttcttcctcctcgcaCGGGTGTCCTCCCTCGCAGGCCTCTACGGTGCAGGCGGTCTACTGGCGATCACCAGTGCGACCGTGGTGACTAGTCTGAACAGCCTGGGAAGCTTTGAGGCGCGCGAGGGTGAGCGTGGGGTTGTCCTTGGGAGACTCAGGAGTTGGGGACAAGTCGGACGTGCAGCGGGACCGGTATTGTTCTGCTCGTTATTCTGGTTTGCTGGGAGGGAAATTGCGTATACCACTGGTGGGTTTGCGATGGTGGGTGTTTGCGTGGGGGTCTTTGCGACGTTGAAGTCGCCCCCTATTGCTGCCCCAGGGAGGAAGTGA
- a CDS encoding uncharacterized protein (COG:S;~EggNog:ENOG410PP99;~InterPro:IPR031342;~PFAM:PF17119), with protein sequence MPKLVPIHSSPCSLRCPPRPLSSLKPTHANTRQTFVSSHARLLAQPRDGVLGDPWLVQASSSSFFSQTDPRPLPLLEGLNGNPNNDHKPPDKRIIKLGKTLRTLSPLLPTILFNPLPATILSPSVALHLFPSTHPHLPTVKGRTLYRAALWTVPVAWSSLPLVGNVKLQILSERIVRAGTVLDPDRCSDNDCGDERLVVRWKTEPREGSGEPGNAQTSGDLPSETGSIASSKNGINKGLSKLLGGDAPIFKLSKEEQFTGLFIFSFDEEGRILTHTIEHADNANGWDRTAKFVTLTDWLIGKARGSLEPAAPGLAMQSCPEFGLEKGRHASRP encoded by the exons ATGCCGAAACTAGTCCCTATCCACTCCTCGCCATGCTCCCTTCGATGTCCTCCACGCCCCTTGTCTTCCCTTAAGCCAACCCATGCCAATACCCGCCAGACGTTTGTTTCCTCACATGCGCGATTGCTGGCTCAGCCCCGGGATGGAGTACTAGGTGATCCCTGGCTGGTCCAGgcgtcatcctcgtcgttcTTTTCGCAGACGGATCCCCGGCCTTTGCCTTTGTTGGAGGGGCTCAACGGAAACCCGAATAACGACCACAAACCACCTGATAAACGAATTATAAAACTGGGAAAGA CTTTACGAACCCTCTCGCCACTCCTCCCTACAATCCTCTTCAACCCTCTACCTGCCACAATCCTCTCCCCGAGCGTCGCCCTCCATCTCTTCCCATCGACCCATCCGCATCTCCCCACCGTCAAAGGCCGTACTCTCTACCGCGCCGCGTTATGGACCGTCCCCGTGGCATGGAGCAGCCTCCCCCTAGTCGGAAACGTCAAGCTACAGATACTGAGCGAGCGGATCGTTCGCGCAGGGACGGTGTTGGATCCGGACCGATGCAGCGATAACGATTGCGGGGATGAACGGCTGGTCGTGCGGTGGAAGACGGAACCAAGGGAGGGGTCCGGGGAGCCTGGGAATGCGCAGACTTCAGGCGACCTTCCCTCTGAGACGGGGAGTATCGCATCGTCGAAGAATGGCATTAACAAGGGTCTCAGCAAGTTGCTTGGTGGGGACGCTCCGATCTTCAAATTGTCCAAGGAGgagcagtttacaggactatTTATCTTTTCGTTCGATGAGGAAGGTCGTATTTTAACGCATACCATTGAACACGCGGATAATGCAAATGGCTGGGATCGAACGGCCAAGTTCGTTACCCTGACAGACTGGTTAATTGGGAAGGCGAGAGGGTCGCTGGAACCTGCGGCGCCTGGATTGGCGATGCAGAGTTGTCCAGAGTTTGGTCTCGAAAAAGGGCGACATGCTTCTCGTCCATAA
- the ilv3C gene encoding putative dihydroxy-acid dehydratase (COG:E;~EggNog:ENOG410PIS1;~InterPro:IPR020558,IPR000581,IPR037237,IPR042096;~PFAM:PF00920;~go_function: GO:0003824 - catalytic activity [Evidence IEA]) encodes MTQDDETPNSNKDYDLSTPIFSTSGLRQGLTSYGDAHFSLFLRKVFIKSLGYSEDALSRPIIGIVNTFSGFNPCHANVPQLIEAAKRGVQLNGGLAIEFPTISVHESFSYPTSMFLRNLMSMDTEEMIRSHPLDACITIGGCDKTVPAQLMGGISANKPVLPLITGPMLPGSHRGKRIGACTDCRNNWAAFRAQKIDIEEISAINDELAPTIGTCGVMGTASTMACVTAALGMMPLRGASAPAVSSARLRIAEETGANAVSVAKVKRKPQEIMTKASFLNAITVLQAIGGSTNAVVHLMAIANRHPALQGVIKLQTFEEIGRKTPLLIDLKPSGENYMNDFHNAGGMLALLLTLRPLLELSAMTITGQTLGEVLDASTFRTFPLSQQIIRPLNNPLYPDSSLTVLRGNLAPNGAIMKASASKDRSLLSHTGPAIVFENTADLATRIDDPDLPVTKDSVLILKGIGPIGNPGMPEAGLIPIPRKLAESGVKDMLRLSDGRMSGTAGGTIVLHISPESALPESPFGIVETGDLITCDLAGRRLHLDISDDVLNARVEQRKQTLEEQGLLAQRKRRRGYFGLYERSVNQAQDGADFNFLAANGPSDH; translated from the exons ATGACACAAGACGACGAAACACCTAATTCGAACAAGGACTATGATCTATCGACCCCAATCTTCTCTACTTCGGGACTTCGACAAGGTCTAACATCATACGGCGATGCGCATTTCTCCCTATTTCTCAGAAAAGTCTTCATCAAAAGCTTGGGGTACTCTGAAGACGCCCTCTCACGGCCGATCATTGGCATTGTGAACACATTTTCCGGCTTCAACCCGTGTCATGCAAATGTACCACAGCTTATTGAGGCAGCTAAACGTGGTGTGCAGCTCAATGGGGGGTTAGCCATCGAATTTCCCACAATCAGTGTCCATGAGTCCTTTTCGTATCCGACGAGCATGTTTCTGCGGAACTTAATGAGTATGGACACGGAGGAGATGATTCGGTCTCATCCGCTTGATGCGTGTATCACGATTGGTG GATGCGATAAGACCGTCCCGGCACAGTTGATGGGTGGAATCTCAGCAAACAAGCCAGTCCTGCCTCTCATCACGGGCCCAATGTTACCTGGAAGTCATCGGGGCAAGAGAATCGGTGCCTGCACTGACTGCCGGAATAACTGGGCAGCCTTCCGTGCACAAAAAATAGATATCGAAGAGATCTCAGCTATCAACGACGAGCTCGCACCGACT ATTGGAACATGCGGTGTCATGGGAACCGCCAGCACAATGGCATGCGTCACTGCTGCATTGGGTATGATGCCACTTCGAGGCGCATCAGCCCCTGCGGTGTCGTCTGCAAGGCTCCGGATTGCTGAAGAGACCGGGGCGAACGCTGTGTCTGTCGCCAAGGTCAAACGAAAGCCACAAGAGATTATGACGAAAGCATCTTTCTTAAATGCGATTACCGTCCTGCAGGCAATAGGAGGGTCGACAAATGCGGTTGTGCATTTGATGGCAATAGCAAATCGACATCCTGCCCTTCAAGGCGTGATAAAGTTGCAGACGTTTGAGGAAATTGGACGTAAAACACCCTTGTTGATTGACTTGAAGCCCAGCGGGGAGAACTATATGAATGATTTCCACAATGCAGGAGGCATGTTGGCACTGCTACTTACCCTTCGTCCACTCCTCGAGCTGTCAGCCATGACTATTACGGGCCAAACATTGGGCGAGGTTCTGGATGCGTCTACTTTCCGGACATTTCCTCTTTCGCAGCAGATCATCAGACCGTTGAACAATCCATTATACCCAGATTCTTCCCTTACTGTCCTACGCGGAAATCTGGCCCCGAATGGAGCCATCATGAAAGCGTCCGCATCCAAAGATCGCTCCCTTCTTTCCCACACAGGACCTGCTATTGTCTTTGAGAACACAGCCGACTTGGCAACAAGAATCGATGACCCGGATCTTCCCGTGACGAAGGACTCTGTGCTCATCCTGAAAGGAATAGGTCCGATCGGAAATCCTGGAATGCCCGAAGCAGGACTAATCCCCATTCCGCGAAAACTTGCTGAGTCGGGAGTCAAAGACATGTTACGCCTATCGGATGGGCGCATGTCAGGTACTGCAGGCGGTACGATTGTCCTTCACATCTCACCCGAGTCGGCTCTGCCAGAGTCGCCATTTGGCATTGTCGAAACAGGGGATTTGATCACCTGCGATCTGGCTGGCAGGCGGCTGCATCTTGATATCTCCGACGATGTGTTAAATGCGCGCGTCGAGCAGAGGAAACAGACTCTAGAGGAACAGGGCCTGTTGGCGCAAAGGAAACGGAGACGGGGATACTTTGGTTTGTATGAACGGTCGGTAAACCAGGCGCAGGATGGAGCTGATTTCAACTTTCTTGCTGCAAATGGACCGTCAGATCACTGA
- a CDS encoding cytochrome P450 (COG:Q;~EggNog:ENOG410PN22;~InterPro:IPR001128,IPR002403,IPR036396;~TransMembrane:1 (i23-41o);~go_function: GO:0004497 - monooxygenase activity [Evidence IEA];~go_function: GO:0005506 - iron ion binding [Evidence IEA];~go_function: GO:0016705 - oxidoreductase activity, acting on paired donors, with incorporation or reduction of molecular oxygen [Evidence IEA];~go_function: GO:0020037 - heme binding [Evidence IEA];~go_process: GO:0055114 - oxidation-reduction process [Evidence IEA]) has product MANYLSLADNLIKIAKDALSESTWMIVLVALAVTCITTRIITGFQCCSSKTDAGDFRPVRMAPYWFPWLGHSLSFAWNMTSCVRKARDYMGEPVFGLVLGGTKQNVVASPSMAQSVFAFRGASNSPFIDRVMERVFGDSGIVRKMNPADRQELHQYVSHFLQEPFITEATNAFIRRIQRETPNLVTFSWSMVDQVPWERASEVTVENIDGRNVCEADLFALVRNFSAHITTAGFFGQALLEDFPNLFDDLWVLDGQFPTLSRGAPHWLPIPGLPAAYKARSRLLQALATFQEAFIAWDDGRDPGVKFRDLDDVAEPIKQRARTMHKMGFSSMASASAHLSMLWAMNGNTTNIVFWNLIRVCAEPTLLEEIRKEIAPYVKASRPSREETGFPFEEPPQVTIDSQGLFNSCPLLKASFYETLRLDSAGFSLKELSSDLTLTESKEEAANGGLKQPRVYKLSKGDNIAISHGALQNDPRYFSNPSQYDPLRFITTDPDTGAKRAEMHTIKPFGGGVVRCKGRVLAERGNLAFIAAIVTMWDIEPVRGKQLVVPGRKASPGTFSPKKDVRVRMRARI; this is encoded by the exons ATGGCAAACTATCTCTCGTTGGCAGATAATTTGATAAAAATTGCAAAAGATGCTCTTTCGGAGTCGACATGGATGATTGTTTTGGTTGCCCTGGCCGTTACTTGCATCACTACACGTATCATCACGGGCTTCCAATGCTGCTCTAGCAAGACAGATGCTGGAGACTTCCGGCCTGTGAGGATGGCCCCATACTGGTTCCCATGGCTGGGACATAGTCTATCGTTCGCGTGGAATATGACGAGCTGCGTGAGAAAAGCTAG GGACTACATGGGTGAGCCTGTCTTTGGCCTTGTTCTTGGTGGCACAAAACAAAATGTGGTGGCTTCGCCATCCATGGCCCAGTCTGTGTTTGCATTTCGAGGCGCATCCAACTCCCCATTTATCGACCGTGTAATGGAGAGAGTCTTCGGCGACTCGGGCATAGTGCGCAAGATGAACCCTGCTGATCGGCAAGAGCTTCATCAATATGTCAGCCATTTCCTCCAAGAGCCATTTATTACTGAAGCCACGAATGCGTTCATTCGTCGGATTCAGCGTGAAACCCCGAATCTGGTGACTTTTTCCTGGAGTATGGTGGATCAGGTGCCTTGGGAACGCGCAAGTGAAGTCACAGTCGAGAACATCGACGGCAGAAATGTTTGTGAAGCCGATCTATTTGCTCTGGTACGGAATTTTTCTGCGCATATCACCACGGCGGGCTTTTTTGGTCAAGCCCTATTAGAGGATTTCCCAAATTTGTTCGATGACTTGTGGGTCTTGGATGGCCAGTTCCCAACTCTGTCAAGAGGTGCACCTCATTGGTTGCCAATTCCGGGTCTCCCTGCAGCATACAAGGCTCGGAGTCGACTTTTGCAGGCTCTGGCAACTTTTCAGGAAGCTTTCATTGCTTGGGATGACGGTAGAGACCCCGGTGTGAAATTTCGTGATCTCGACGATGTCGCAGAGCCAATTAAGCAAAGGGCCCGCACTATGCACAAAATGGGTTTCTCATCCATGGCCAGCGCATCAGCGCATCTATCTATGCTATGGGCCATGAATGGAAACACGACGAACATTGTATTTTGGAACTTAATTCGCGTGTGTGCAGAACCTACCCTGCTGGAAGAGATTCGGAAAGAAATCGCTCCCTATGTGAAGGCATCCCGACCCAGCCGTGAGGAGACTGGATTTCCCTTCGAAGAGCCTCCTCAAGTCACTATTGATTCTCAGGGACTGTTCAATTCTTGTCCTTTGTTGAAAGCCAGCTTTTACGAGACCTTACGTTTGGATTCTGCTGGATTCTCGCTCAAAGAACTCAGTTCCGATCTGACACTCACGGAATCTAAAGAGGAGGCTGCAAATGGCGGGTTGAAACAGCCCCGGGTGTACAAACTTTCTAAAGGCGACAACATTGCAATTTCGCATGGTGCTCTCCAAAACGATCCTCGATACTTCTCGAACCCAAGCCAATACGATCCCTTGAGATTCATCACGACAGACCCCGACACGGGAGCCAAACGAGCCGAGATGCACACCATCAAGCCCTTCGGTGGCGGCGTGGTGAGGTGCAAGGGTCGTGTCCTTGCAGAGAGGGGgaacttggctttcatcgCTGCAATAGTTACCATGTGGGATATCGAGCCGGTGCGCGGAAAGCAGCTGGTTGTACCGGGGCGTAAGGCATCTCCGGGGACATTTTCACCGAAGAAAGATGTCAGAGTGCGGATGAGGGCAAGAATATAA
- a CDS encoding uncharacterized protein (COG:S;~EggNog:ENOG410PNIX), producing MAAAPVTSNPQSEAPSEKQKLNGTSSSEATANSLDNLDNPRFKELQRSLRNALKKLNATSKVDSIIAENPGKSLDELVADKKINNDQKTQALKKPALQANVAQIEEQIAHYKEFAAYYEERLASQKDDLKKGHKEELDSVREKAIAETSETSQKDLRRRLLTLSKFLLAAAEVRRSGDETSTDAQAFEAVLYQVYTGSEDAVTNMLKLIDGVDEKITNLEGTELEVTYGKVKQASEGPAPTSEEATTETTPASDPTLANAASTELQDTAVGAMDATTADANGTTVQTEQIAPPAQTMVSNAANEIAESSWDPNTRAPADPSANANGLIEVPRDPAETENGLQATPASVDTGLKNNPVAVQPEAENAAVPKQNGDGFEPVGGHQRQNSGRGRGRGRGRGDGFRGRGRGEFRGRGRGRGHGRGRGGSNGAPAVAAAAQ from the exons ATGGCAGCTGCTCCTGTTACCAGCAACCCTCAATCTGAGGCCCCTTCGGAAAAGCAGAAGCTCAACGGTACCTCCTCGTCTGAAGCGACTGCCAACAGCTTGGACAACTTAGACAACCCGCGGTTCAAGGAACTTCAGAG GAGCCTGCGCAATGCTCTGAAGAAACTG AACGCGACCTCGAAAGTTGACTCCATCATTGCTGAGAACCCCGGAAAGTCGCTCGATGAGTTGGTTGCGGATAAGAAGATCAACAACGACCAGAAGACGCAGGCGCTGAAGAAGCCTGCTCTGCAGGCCAACGTTGCTCAGATCGAGGAGCAAATTGCTCATTACAAGGAGTTTGCTGCCTACTATGAAGAGCGCTTGGCCAGCCAGAAGGATGACTTGAAGAAGGGTCACAAGGAAGAGTTGGATTCTGTCCGGGAGAAGGCCATTGCAGAAACCTCAGAAACCAGCCAGAAGGACTTGAGGAGACGCTTGCTCACCCTGAGCAAGTTCCTCCTTGCTGCCGCTGAAGTGAGACGGTCCGGAGATGAGACCTCGACTGATGCTCAGGCATTCGAGGCTGTTCTTTACCAGGTCTACACTGGTTCTGAAGATGCTGTTACCAACATGCTCAAGCTCATTGATGGTGTGGATGAGAAGATCACCAACCTCGAGGGTACGGAGCTTGAAGTTACTT ATGGTAAAGTTAAGCAAGCATCCGAAGGTCCTGCTCCTACCTCCGAGGAAGCCACTACAGAGACCACTCCCGCATCTGACCCTACTTTGGCCAATGCTGCCTCCACTGAACTTCAGGACACCGCCGTCGGGGCCATGGATGCCACCACCGCCGATGCTAACGGCACGACTGTTCAGACCGAGCAGATCGCTCCCCCAGCTCAGACGATGGTGTCTAATGCTGCCAACGAAATCGCGGAATCATCCTGGGATCCCAACACTCGCGCCCCCGCTGATCCCTCCGCGAATGCGAATGGCTTGATTGAAGTGCCGCGCGACCCGGCGGAGACGGAGAATGGTCTCCAGGCGACCCCTGCATCCGTTGACACTGGTTTGAAAAACAACCCCGTTGCCGTCCAGCCAGAAGCCGAGAATGCTGCTGTGCCCAAGCAGAACGGTGATGGCTTTGAGCCTGTGGGTGGCCACCAGAGACAGAACAGCGGCCGGGGTCGTGGTCGTGGCCGTGGTCGCGGTGATGGATTCCGTGGCCGTGGCCGTGGTGAGTTCAGGGGCCGCGGTCGTGGACGCGGCCATGGTCGTGGCCGTGGCGGATCCAATGGTGCTCCGGCTGTGGCTGCAGCAGCGCAGTAA
- a CDS encoding uncharacterized protein (COG:S;~EggNog:ENOG410PS30;~InterPro:IPR009072;~go_function: GO:0046982 - protein heterodimerization activity [Evidence IEA]) produces MVATQKLYPRATVKRIVKAHANRNASKNADILIFLDYMLFMQELMRESSIRSRKAGEKQLSANSVRKVTERTLRKFKG; encoded by the exons ATGGTAGCCACCCAGAAGCTTTATCCCCGCGCGACAGTCAAGCGCATTGTCAAGGCTCATGCGAACCGAAATGCGAGCAAGAATGCCGATATTCTG ATATTTCTGGATTACATGCTTTTTATGCAGGA ATTGATGCGCGAGTCGTCGATTCGTTCGCGGAAGGCAGGCGAGAAGCAATTATCCGCAAACAGTGTCCGGAAAGTGACAGAG AGGACGCTGCGAAAGTTTAAGGGTTGA
- a CDS encoding uncharacterized protein (BUSCO:EOG09260S2Z;~COG:S;~EggNog:ENOG410PFNV;~InterPro:IPR036322,IPR015943,IPR022100,IPR019775, IPR001680,IPR017986;~PFAM:PF12894,PF12341,PF00400;~go_function: GO:0005515 - protein binding [Evidence IEA]), whose protein sequence is MSSEAIRPRGRPAHTPGTTVLGYTPDGRRVITGGSNSAIRIYTVGQDGEPTTVDEGVDGNLGIGATNNSFIMGAEDGTVWQYEINSGRMEKLLVRCALPVRDIGISKDGEWVAVASDELTVKIVNIEDMTKVKYLREQGKGVKHVTFDPSGRYIAVSCTDGILYIYSTASEEPELLRKLDGVIRRLEPEDEATSRAVWHPDGTAFASAEATRDIAIYSTAEWKKEKVFSGGHNGDVTAISWSPNGALLATAGADGQILLWETKSQKILERYDFPNVINLAWHPTRNSLSFTTSDGELFIYDDFVSREHQPLLQKPLQAAPIFPGPLTEISDNVRRPLASRPKGSIERRRGGTPDSLDDILGGSDAGMEDFVDDDDGAGYAEGMNPFGKRTNEHLDDPDGHADKRLLTSFSKPRIHPPLQPGSTPWRGSRRYLSLNLTGAVWTVDQETHNTVTVEFYDRELHRDFHFTDPYLYDKACLNEHGTLFSNSPRDSSLATIFYRPHETWTTRADWRTQLPAGEGIRALALSDSYIVAVTTKDYVRVYTLFGTPYKVYRQKSPAVTCAAWRDYIMTIGNGPLSSDGRTAVLSYTVENVKRDEVCQNEDVVALPEGAELRSVFFSDSGDPCIYDSEGILLILQHWRTQGQARWVPLLDTKQLERLAGGRKEETYWPVAVAQGKFHCIILKGGDRYPYFPRPLLSEFDFRVPISDTPNKELEDDEDGSAAVHNEGAKFEEAFVRGNILLSLFQDLLSSTNATPTQRAELARKELELDKILLQMLAVECREGEDRGMKALELVRMMRDRNGKMVEAALKVAERYGRGVLEDKIRDLAEKRFMGMADDDDELA, encoded by the exons ATGTCTTCCGAAGCGATTCGTCCCCGGGGGAGACCAGCTC ATACCCCAGGGACAACGGTCTTAGGATATACACCCGATGGTCGTCGAGTGATCACAGGCGGTTCCAATTCAGCAATTCGGATTTACACTGTCGGACAAGATGGCGAGCCCACGACGGTCGACGAGGGCGTGGACGGAAACCTGGGAATCGGCGCCACT AACAACTCGTTTATCATGGGAGCGGAAGACGGGACAGTCTGGCAATATGAGATCAACTCAGGCAGGATGGAGAAGTTACTGGTACGATGCGCTCTACCGGTGAGAGACATTGGAATATCGAAGGATGGCGAATGGGTCGCGGTCGCGAGCGA TGAGCTCACCGTGAAGATCGTCAACATTGAGGACATGACCAAAGTGAAATACCTTCGCGAGCAGGGTAAAGGAGTAAAGCACGTGACCTTCGATCCGAGCGGACGATATATCGCGGTTTCCTGTACGGACGGTATCCTTTACATCTACTCCACAGCCTCGGAGGAACCGGAGTTGCTTCGAAAACTTGACGGCGTGATTCGAAGACTTGAACCCGAAGATGAGGCTACGTCGAGGGCAGTGTGGCATCCTGATGGAACGGCATTCGCATCCGCTGAAGCAACGAGGGACATTGCTATTTATTCTACAGCCGAatggaagaaagagaaggtcTTCTCGGGTGGTCACAATGGAGACGTCACGGCGATCAGTTGGTCGCCTAATGGTGCGCTTCTTGCTACAGCTGGGGCAGATGGACAAATACTACTCTGGGAAACGAAGAGCCAGAAGATCTTGGAGCGCTACGATTTCCCGAACGTGATCAATCTTGCCTGGCACCCCACTAGGAACTCACTTTCATTTACGACGTCGGACGGAGAGCTTTTTATCTATGACGATTTCGTATCAAGAGAGCACCAACCGCTCCTTCAGAAACCACTTCAAGCCGCACCTATTTTCCCCGGACCCTTGACAGAGATTTCCGACAATGTGAGACGTCCACTAGCGAGCAGACCGAAAGGGTCAATTGAACGCAGAAGGGGAGGCACTCCGGACTCCCTCGATGACATTCTTGGGGGCTCTGATGCGGGCATGGAGGATTTcgtcgacgatgatgatggcgcTGGGTACGCTGAAGGCATGAACCCGTTCGGCAAACGGACAAATGAACACCTGGATGACCCCGATGGCCACGCGGACAAACGATTATTGACTTCATTTTCCAAGCCAAGAATCCATCCTCCACTCCAGCCTGGAAGTACGCCGTGGAGAGGCAGTCGACGGTATCTCAGTTTGAACCTGACAGGCGCTGTCTGGACAGTCGATCAGGAGACGCATAACACAGTCACCGTGGAGTTTTATGACCGAGAACTCCATCGGGACTTTCATTTCACTGACCCTTACCTATATGATAAGGCATGTCTAA ATGAGCATGGCACATTATTCTCCAACAGCCCTAGGGACAGCAGTCTTGCAACGATATTTTATCGGCCTCATGAGACATGGACTACAAGAGCTGATTGGCGTACGCAATTGCCGGCCGGCGAAGGAATCAGAG cgcttgcgCTGAGCGACTCCTACATCGTGGCTGTGACGACAAAAGACTACGTGCGCGTCTACACACTCTTTGGAACACCTTACAAGGTGTACAGACAAAAGAGTCCAGCTGTGACCTGCGCTGCTTGGCGGGATTACATCATGACGATTGGGAACGGACCGTTGAGTAGTGACGGCCGCACCGCAGTGCTGTCCTATACCGTGGAGAATGTCAAGCGTGACGAAGTCTGCCAGAACGAGGATGTAGTTGCCCTCCCAGAAGGAGCAGAGTTACGGAGCGTCTTCTTTTCTGACTCAGGA GACCCTTGCATCTATGACTCGGAAGGCATTTTGCTCATCTTGCAACACTGGCGCACACAGGGCCAAGCTCGCTGGGTGCCATTGCTTGATACCAAGCAACTGGAGCGTCTGGCCGGTGGacggaaagaagaaacaTACTGGCCGGTTGCCGTTGCTCAAGGGAAATTCCACTGTATTATCCTCAAGGGAGGAGACAGATATCCCTACTTCCCTCGCCCGTTGCTCAGCGAGTTCGACTTCCGCGTCCCCATTTCCGACACGCCGAACAAGGAACTcgaggacgacgaagatGGATCTGCTGCTGTACACAACGAAGGTGCCAAGTTCGAGGAGGCATTTGTCCGCGGCAATATCCTTCTGTCCTTGTTCCAGGACCTTCTGTCATCCACGAATGCCACACCAACGCAGCGAGCTGAATTAGCACGCaaggagctggagctggacAAGATTCTCTTGCAGATGCTGGCTGTTGAATGCAGAGAAGGTGAAGACCGAGGCATGAAGGCTCTAGAACTGGTGCGGATGATGCGGGATCGCAATGGCAAGATGGTCGAGGCCGCACTGAAGGTGGCCGAGCGGTATGGTCGGGGAGTGTTGGAGGACAAAATCCGGGATCTGGCAGAGAAACGGTTTATGGGAATGgcggatgatgacgatgaattGGCTTGA